In the Helicoverpa armigera isolate CAAS_96S chromosome 28, ASM3070526v1, whole genome shotgun sequence genome, one interval contains:
- the LOC135119012 gene encoding uncharacterized protein LOC135119012, translating into MSSKAAYVRESWSYRVAAPHRILFNLFRKKRGGAFHTLLPYLSDGAGARRLDRLSPTRSPASPHPHPHYPVRRTRQPTACACSLVATRRPPARNREGLHPYHFTRVQELHPHDYARRLTFCNWLREERRNILWTDESRFTRVGMFNIHNAHYWTEVNPRVVRPDHFQTRFSVNVWAGILGNRILGPVFLDRLNGDTYLRLLRTRVRRMLEGIPLEEIRGLHFQHDGAPPHFANSLRAFLNGVWYGGERWIGRGGPVPWPPRSPDLTPLDFFLWGRVKDLVYSQTGHDIRSAEELKRRIRRAFRRVKSETDTLNKVKRQVRKRAFVCVQREGGLVQQFCR; encoded by the coding sequence TGGAGTTACCGCGTTGCCGCTCCGCACCgaattcttttcaatttatttcgcaaaaagCGCGGCGGCGCCTTTCATACACTGTTGCCATACTTATCAGATGgcgccggcgcgcggcggctAGACAGACTGTCGCCAACGCGCAGCCCCGCGAGCCCCCACCCTCACCCGCACTACCCCGTTCGTCGCACGCGCCAGCCGACCGCCTGCGCCTGCTCGCTAGTCGCGACCCGCCGCCCGCCCGCTCGGAATCGAGAAGGACTCCACCCGTACCATTTCACTAGGGTACAAGAGTTGCATCCACACGACTACGCGCGTCGCCTCACGTTCTGTAATTGGTTACGGGAAGAACGTCGCAACATTCTGTGGACTGACGAGTCCAGATTCACACGGGTTGGTATGTTCAACATACACAATGCGCACTATTGGACTGAAGTGAATCCTCGTGTTGTGCGGCCAGACCACTTCCAGACTCGGTTTAGTGTGAATGTGTGGGCCGGAATACTCGGCAACAGAATTTTAGGACCAGTGTTCTTGGACAGACTGAACGGAGACACGTATCTGCGCTTGCTGAGAACCCGTGTGAGAAGAATGTTGGAAGGTATTCCTCTTGAAGAGATAAGAGGGCTGCACTTTCAACATGATGGAGCACCCCCTCATTTCGCCAATAGCCTACGGGCATTTTTAAACGGTGTGTGGTACGGCGGTGAAAGGTGGATAGGCCGAGGAGGGCCAGTGCCGTGGCCTCCTCGCTCGCCGGATTTGACCCCTTTAGACTTTTTTTTGTGGGGTCGTGTAAAGGACCTTGTGTATAGCCAAACTGGACATGATATTAGAAGTGCGGAAGAACTTAAAAGGCGCATCAGACGCGCATTTAGACGTGTAAAAAGTGAAACGGACACATTAAATAAAGTGAAGAGACAAGTGCGTAAGCGTGCCTTCGTTTGTGTGCAACGCGAAGGCGGACTTGTGCAACAGTTTTGTAGATAA